Proteins from one Rosa chinensis cultivar Old Blush chromosome 7, RchiOBHm-V2, whole genome shotgun sequence genomic window:
- the LOC121048859 gene encoding elongation factor 1-gamma-like, whose translation MYDPEGYSLWFCDYKYNNENIVSFVTLNKVGGFLQRMDLARKYAFRKMLVIGSDPPFKVKGLWLFRGQEVPQFIIDECYDMELYDWCKVDITDEDQKKRVNQMIDDHKPFEGEALLDAKCFK comes from the coding sequence ATGTATGATCCAGAGGGTTACTCCCTTTGGTTTTGTGATTACAAATACAACAATGAAAATATAGTTTCATTTGTGACTTTGAACAAGGTGGGCGGTTTTCTGCAGCGGATGGATTTGGCTCGTAAATATGCGTTTAGGAAGATGTTGGTGATTGGGTCTGATCCTCCTTTCAAGGTGAAGGGCTTGTGGCTGTTCCGTGGGCAAGAAGTTCCCCAGTTCATAATTGATGAATGTTATGACATGGAACTGTATGATTGGTGTAAGGTTGATATAACTGATGAGGATCAAAAGAAGCGTGTGAACCAGATGATTGATGATCACAAGCCTTTTGAGGGGGAGGCTTTGTTGGATGCCAAATGCTTCAAGTGA